In Bombina bombina isolate aBomBom1 chromosome 6, aBomBom1.pri, whole genome shotgun sequence, a single genomic region encodes these proteins:
- the LOC128663992 gene encoding uncharacterized protein LOC128663992 isoform X1, with the protein MPLVPIRGDDTNATMVSANQQLRRLHTRRTLSMFFPMKMHQDSFEELQEKQIDEFEPVYEEVGNFKAVTQPVTDCNLPLELLLPPPLDRGKKPSLNQDQFKQTPTITIKSCFPEKSERDDCIKTQSLDRNIGAESLKTIHSDSAKSSPPDKAVSPSHAKSSSLERQVEPNRTQASSARSQGVKSMLDLSSMPPLFFEPGPSSEISKNPVRKKNSPLGSQMQDRLLQELNTVILKKNESSSGTGQQVT; encoded by the exons ATGCCCCTGGTTCCAATCCGCGGGGATGACACTAACGCCACCATGGTCTCTGCTAACCAACAACTG CGTCGCCTACATACACGAAGAACTCTGTCAATGTTCTTT CCAATGAAAATGCATCAGGATTCATTTGAGGAACTGCAGGAAAAACAAATCGATGAGTTTGAACCTGTATACGAAGAAGTTGGGAATTTCAAGGCTGTGACGCAACCAGTAACAGATTGTAACCTTCCTTTGGAACTGCTTTTGCCTCCTCCTTTAGACAGAGGAAAAAAGCCCTCTCTGAACCAAGATCAGTTTAAGCAAACACCAACAATCACAATTAAGTCGTGCTTTCCTGAAAAGTCAGAAAGGGATGACTGTATTAAGACTCAATCTCTAGACAGAAATATTGGTGCAGAAAGTTTGAAGACTATCCATAGTGACAGCGCAAAATCATCTCCACCTGATAAGGCAGTTAGTCCTAGCCATGCTAAATCTTCATCTCTTGAAAGGCAGGTGGAACCAAATCGGACTCAGGCAAGTTCTGCAAGAAGCCAAGGTGTGAAAAGTATGCTAGACTTAAGTTCAATGCCACCATTGTTTTTTGAACCAGGGCCTTCTTCAGAAATATCTAAGAATCCTGTCAGAAAGAAAAACTCACCACTCGGCTCTCAAATGCAAGATAGACTTCTTCAGGAGCTAAACACAGTTATCCTAAAAAAGAATGAATCATCATCAGGGACAGGACAGCAAGTGACGTGA
- the LOC128663992 gene encoding uncharacterized protein LOC128663992 isoform X2, translated as MPLVPIRGDDTNATMVSANQQLPMKMHQDSFEELQEKQIDEFEPVYEEVGNFKAVTQPVTDCNLPLELLLPPPLDRGKKPSLNQDQFKQTPTITIKSCFPEKSERDDCIKTQSLDRNIGAESLKTIHSDSAKSSPPDKAVSPSHAKSSSLERQVEPNRTQASSARSQGVKSMLDLSSMPPLFFEPGPSSEISKNPVRKKNSPLGSQMQDRLLQELNTVILKKNESSSGTGQQVT; from the exons ATGCCCCTGGTTCCAATCCGCGGGGATGACACTAACGCCACCATGGTCTCTGCTAACCAACAACTG CCAATGAAAATGCATCAGGATTCATTTGAGGAACTGCAGGAAAAACAAATCGATGAGTTTGAACCTGTATACGAAGAAGTTGGGAATTTCAAGGCTGTGACGCAACCAGTAACAGATTGTAACCTTCCTTTGGAACTGCTTTTGCCTCCTCCTTTAGACAGAGGAAAAAAGCCCTCTCTGAACCAAGATCAGTTTAAGCAAACACCAACAATCACAATTAAGTCGTGCTTTCCTGAAAAGTCAGAAAGGGATGACTGTATTAAGACTCAATCTCTAGACAGAAATATTGGTGCAGAAAGTTTGAAGACTATCCATAGTGACAGCGCAAAATCATCTCCACCTGATAAGGCAGTTAGTCCTAGCCATGCTAAATCTTCATCTCTTGAAAGGCAGGTGGAACCAAATCGGACTCAGGCAAGTTCTGCAAGAAGCCAAGGTGTGAAAAGTATGCTAGACTTAAGTTCAATGCCACCATTGTTTTTTGAACCAGGGCCTTCTTCAGAAATATCTAAGAATCCTGTCAGAAAGAAAAACTCACCACTCGGCTCTCAAATGCAAGATAGACTTCTTCAGGAGCTAAACACAGTTATCCTAAAAAAGAATGAATCATCATCAGGGACAGGACAGCAAGTGACGTGA